The DNA region CCACCAATACAAAAAAGCCCAACACGCCTATTGTCGTCAGCGTGAAATGGTAGATAGCTTTGCCGCCCTTACGCACCATATTCCGCATCGCGAGTTTGACATAGCTTGGCTTCGGTTCTGTTGCTGCTTGTTCTAGTGAAGCTTGCTCGGTCGCCGAATCAGTGACGGACGTAGTTTCAGTCATAGTGCCAAAACAAAAAATTGTTGGTAAAAATTTGAACGACTCTAATGTAACAGTTCATTGCTATAGATGGATTATCAGTCTTTGCTGTGCATTTTCTTCACAGCTCCCCCTGACAATTTTCAGAGAAGCGATCGCCACCCCTGTAAACTAATATTTCAAAGCAGTTCTGGGGAAAAATCATGCGAATTTTGATTATTGGTGGCACACGGTTTATTGGTGTGTACTTAACTCAAATTTTGCTGGAAGCAGGTCACGAAGTCGTGTTATTTAATCGCGGCAATCACCCAGCGCCAGAGGGGGTCACGCAAATTCAGGGCGATCGCAAAGACCCAGCACAGCTGAAGGAGAAACTTGCTGGTGAATCCTTTGATGCTGTTTTCGATAATAACGGTCGTGAACTCGCTCACACCCAGCCTCTCGCGGAAATTTTTGCGGGAAAGATAAAACATTTCGTTTATGTCAGTTCGGCTGGCGTTTATCTCCCCACCACTCAACCCCCTCTCAAAGAAGCAGATGCCGTTGACCCCAACAGTCGCCACAAAGGGAAACACGAAACGGAAGCCTATTTAGCTGCCAGTGATTTGCCCTGGACATCAATTCGTCCAACATATATTTATGGCTCGAAAAATTACAATGATCTAGAGGCTTGGTTCTTTGATCGCATCGTTAGAAATCGCCCCATTCCTATCCCTGGTAACGGTCAATTTATTACGCAATTTGGACACTGCTACGATCTTGCTACTGCGATGGCAGCCATTCTAGGTAACGAAAAAGCCATTGGGCAAATTTATAATATTTCCGGCGATCGCTTCGTCACATTTACGGGACTAGCAAAGGCTTGTGCAGAGGCAGCAGGCAAAAATCCCGATGACGTTGAACTAATTTATTACGACCCCACAGAATTCAGTTTCGGTAAGAGAAAGGCCTTCCCCATACGCTCACAACATTTTATGGCGGACATCAGCAAAGCATTAAAGGCTCTCGACTGGGCACCTAAATATGATTTGATTTCAGGTCTCAAAGAATCTTTTATCAATGACTATCTCGCCTCTGGTCGGGACAAAACCGATATTGACTTTTCTACCGACGACCAAATCTTAGGCGCATAGAAACATGATTCGCACGATCTACCTCCACGGGTTTGCTTCTAGCCCTAAATCCCGCAAAGCTCAGTATTTTTTAGAACATATACCAGACCTATTTGTCCCTGACCTCAACCAAGAAGATTTTGGCAAACTCACCGTCAGTCGCCAGATTGAACAGGTGCGAGAACTTTTGATAGAGCCAAGCTATATTATTGGGTCGAGCTTGGGAGGTTTAACGGCAGCTCTCCTCGCCGAAAAATACCCGGAGTTAATCAAAAAAATTGTGTTGATGGCTCCTGCATTTCAGTTCACAAAAAATTGGCGCAAACGTTTAGGGGAAAAGAATTTAGGTCATTGGCAAAGAACTGATGCGTTGCCGATATATCACTATTCTTACCAGAAAGAAATTTCTCTACACTACGAATTTTTCCGAGATGCTGAAGCCCTTAGTGAATATGAGTTTCAGAATCAAGTGCCGACATTAATTTTGCATGGCAACAATGACGAAACAGTGCCGATTAGTGTGAGTGAAGACTATGCTCACAATCGGGATTGGGTAAAATTTATTGCTCTAGATAGTGACCACAGTTTGGGCGATCGCCTGCCGGAATTATTTGCTGAGAGCCAAGCATTTTTATCCGATAATTAAATCCATCATTGGATGTTGAGGGGAGCAAGCGAACAATGCGGATATTGTGCCTGAGTAATGGTCATGGTGAAGATGCGATCGCCGTGCAAGTTTTAGAACAAATCCAAGTTCAAAATCCTGACATTAGCCTCGCCGCCTTGCCGATTGTGGGAACAGGTCACGCTTACCAGAAACTCGATATCCCCATCATCGGTCGCACCCAGCAGATGCCCTCTGGCGGCTTTGTCTATATGGATAATCGTCAACTGGCGCGGGATATTAAAGGTGGCTTGCTCAAGCTCACTTGGCAGCAACATAAATCCATTCAACGGTGGGCCAAACAAACCGATGAACCTTCTCTTATTTTGGCAGTGGGAGATATTGTGCCGCTAATTTTTGCGCTATTGAGCGGCACGAATTATGCGTTTATTGGCACTGCAAAATCTGAATATTATCTGCGGGATAGTGATGGACAATGGCTTTCCAAAACATCTGGTCTCGAAAAATGGTTTGGCTCTGTCTATCTTCCTTGGGAGCGATGGCTACTAAGTCGAAAAAAATGCCTCGCTGTCTATCCGCGCGATCGCCTCACCACAGACATTTTGCAGAAATATAAGATTGCTGCCGTTGATCTGGGAAATCCGATGATGGATGGTTTAGAGCCATCACAGTTAGAGCTAGAGGAAGAAGAGCGCACGTTAACTTGTGTTTTGTTACCGGGTTCACGACTACCCGAAGCTTTGCACAATTGGCGGAAAATCTTAGTGGCAACACAGCAAATTCGCGATAAATATCAAACGGTAAATTTTATTGCGGCGATCGCCCCGAGTTTAGAATCAACAGATTTTGGCGAAACCCTAAACAAATTTGGTTGGCACACAACTAATCAAATCCCCGATGACCTGCGATTCAACGATCCAGAGATCAAAGGTTTTATGCAAGGGCAAGCAACCCTTGTGATTTCCCAAAATTATTATGCCGAAACTCTCAATCGCGCTGATGTGGCGATCGCCATGGCAGGCACAGCAACAGAACAATTTGTCGGCCTCGGGAAACCGGCCTTCACGATTGTTGGCACTGGCCCGCAGTTCACACCAGCTTTCGCCGAAGCCCAAACTCGCTTGCTCGGTCATTCTGTTATTCTGCTGCAAAAACCAGAGGCGATCGCCCAAAAACTTGATGCCATCCTAAAAAATCCAGACCTATTACAAAGCATTGCGGCCAATGGCAAACAACGTATGGGAGAAACCGGTGCTGCTCAACGCATTGCAGTCCATCTCTTAAATCTATTTTCAAAAACTTAATGTGTCGCTACTTTGCTCAGTTTTGGAAAAGCTTCTTTTTCCATCAAATCCGTCGCAAATGCTTCTACTGCAGTCGGTTCTAAATACTGCAACTGCTTTAACAGGCGATCGCCTTGCTCGACAAAATCTTGAATATCAAACCCGGCGTAACTCTCTTCGTCACTGTCCCGCAGCCGCCGTAAGCCTTCACCCACCAAAATCGTTGCACCACGCAGATTGCTGTTACCGAGATGATAACAACCTACTGCAATTTGTAAAATCCCTTGGTATAAGGACTTTTCCGGCTCCATAGCCTCAAACCACAGAGCCTCAAGGGTGTCATGGCAACTATAGAACTCCTGCTCATTGAGTTGCCGCACACCATCAAAAAAAGAATCAGGAACGTCCACTGTTCCTAGCCCTTCATCTTATTTGTAACTTCCTTAATATAGTCAAGTTCAATGTCCTGTTGCTCACCCGCAAAATCATTATCTTCAGTAATGAAAAGCATACAGTGACAGTCATTGCGCTCACGCATGGGTACACAAGGACAATTCCAGAAAGCATTGGCAACCTCTGCTTCCTTATCCTCATAGTGGCGACAAGGACAAAGGGGAGCACCAAGCTCTTCCTTATGCTTTGCCAATCCCTCAATCACAACCGCAGTTACCGAAGGATCTACACAAAAGTAAGTATCAGTACGTTTTGCATATTTTTCGGCAAAATTTTTCATTAACTCCAATGCCTTGTCTGAAGCAGCATTCTCAACAGTCATTACGATCCGCCCGATATAGATTCAAAAAAGTTTGCTTCTAACTACGATAGTACGCTTACGTTAATTTCCTCAACCGCCATAACCACCCCTATGAAACTTCGTTAGCATTAGGTTACGTCTAAAGAAAAAGGCGATCGCCCCGACGAGATATCGCAAAACACAATATCAACCCTTAAGACCAATTCATAAGAAAAACTTAAGTTTTATGTAAAAGAAAGTAATACAATAAACAGGGTTCGATATCAGTGCACCGTTAGAAACTTTATGTTGTGAGGCAAATCAGATGACTGGTTTAATTATTTTTTCCGTTTACGCCGTTGCTCTGAGCTCAATCTTTTACTATCTAAACCAACCCTACAGCCGTAATTGGTGGCTCAAGATCACAACAGCAGGCCCTAGATGCGTTTACTATTTTGGACCTTTCCATAGCCAAAAAGAAGCTAATGCAAACATCAATGGCTATCGCACCGATCTAGAAGGAGAAAAAGCAAAAGTTGTACAAGTGCAGCTCAACCAATGTTTTCCTCCTGCCCAACTGACATTTTGCCCTGACGAAGCTTAGGCGCAACCAAGAACTTATCGCTCCTCTATGGGCGATAAACGCTGAAGATGCCATGATTAACTCCACTATTGTCAGAGCCCATCAACATAGTTCTTGTGCCCCAAAAAACAGGGGAAGACAAAGCTATGGGTCGCAATAGAGGAGGTTTGAGTACAAAGATTCATGCAATCTGCGATGTGTTAGGCAACCCGATAGGGTTTTACTTAACTGCGGGTCAAGCTCATGATTTAGATGGTGTAGATGCATTATTACCAGAGATAGAAGCGGAAGCTCTTTTGGCGGTTAGAGCTGATGATGCGGATGAGAGAGTGCGACAGCGATTGGCAAAGGAGCATTGCGAGGCGATCATTCATGCCACGAAAAAGCGGAAACCGTCCTATTCTTATGACCAAGAGCTTTAGCAAGCTCGCTATTTAATCGAAAACTTCTTTGCCAAACTGAAGCAATACTGTGAGAGCGTCACTCGTGCTGATTAAGACAGCAAGAAATTTTCTAGGAGCAATTTACTTTGCGGCTTCTATCACCTGGCTTAATTGATGATACGCCCTAGCCGTTTTATTTTGATTTTTCGGGCGATCGCCACCAACCATCAATGTAATCAAACAAAGGGCGATCAGCTTTCTCACCCCATGTGCGATCATCAGTTTTAAACATATGACCTTTGAGAGTCAGCCAACATTTTTGTTGTTTTCCCTGATGTCCTCTGACATAACACAGTTGAGTTCGATAGACCCATCGTGAATGTTTGGCCCCCTCTTCGCGGATGCGCTGCCACACCACATTAGTAATGGCTTCCCGTGGTAACCAGAAGCAGTTGTAGATATCGATGTTATCAATCAATCTTGCCACCAAACCTTCCTCAAGCAACACCAGCCCAAAGCCGTATTTTCCGTGTCGTCGTAACTTATGCGCCTGC from [Leptolyngbya] sp. PCC 7376 includes:
- a CDS encoding DUF3285 domain-containing protein; translated protein: MTETTSVTDSATEQASLEQAATEPKPSYVKLAMRNMVRKGGKAIYHFTLTTIGVLGFFVLVAWLTH
- a CDS encoding NAD-dependent epimerase/dehydratase family protein yields the protein MRILIIGGTRFIGVYLTQILLEAGHEVVLFNRGNHPAPEGVTQIQGDRKDPAQLKEKLAGESFDAVFDNNGRELAHTQPLAEIFAGKIKHFVYVSSAGVYLPTTQPPLKEADAVDPNSRHKGKHETEAYLAASDLPWTSIRPTYIYGSKNYNDLEAWFFDRIVRNRPIPIPGNGQFITQFGHCYDLATAMAAILGNEKAIGQIYNISGDRFVTFTGLAKACAEAAGKNPDDVELIYYDPTEFSFGKRKAFPIRSQHFMADISKALKALDWAPKYDLISGLKESFINDYLASGRDKTDIDFSTDDQILGA
- a CDS encoding YqiA/YcfP family alpha/beta fold hydrolase, with the translated sequence MIRTIYLHGFASSPKSRKAQYFLEHIPDLFVPDLNQEDFGKLTVSRQIEQVRELLIEPSYIIGSSLGGLTAALLAEKYPELIKKIVLMAPAFQFTKNWRKRLGEKNLGHWQRTDALPIYHYSYQKEISLHYEFFRDAEALSEYEFQNQVPTLILHGNNDETVPISVSEDYAHNRDWVKFIALDSDHSLGDRLPELFAESQAFLSDN
- a CDS encoding lipid-A-disaccharide synthase-related protein; the protein is MRILCLSNGHGEDAIAVQVLEQIQVQNPDISLAALPIVGTGHAYQKLDIPIIGRTQQMPSGGFVYMDNRQLARDIKGGLLKLTWQQHKSIQRWAKQTDEPSLILAVGDIVPLIFALLSGTNYAFIGTAKSEYYLRDSDGQWLSKTSGLEKWFGSVYLPWERWLLSRKKCLAVYPRDRLTTDILQKYKIAAVDLGNPMMDGLEPSQLELEEEERTLTCVLLPGSRLPEALHNWRKILVATQQIRDKYQTVNFIAAIAPSLESTDFGETLNKFGWHTTNQIPDDLRFNDPEIKGFMQGQATLVISQNYYAETLNRADVAIAMAGTATEQFVGLGKPAFTIVGTGPQFTPAFAEAQTRLLGHSVILLQKPEAIAQKLDAILKNPDLLQSIAANGKQRMGETGAAQRIAVHLLNLFSKT
- a CDS encoding DUF309 domain-containing protein, which codes for MDVPDSFFDGVRQLNEQEFYSCHDTLEALWFEAMEPEKSLYQGILQIAVGCYHLGNSNLRGATILVGEGLRRLRDSDEESYAGFDIQDFVEQGDRLLKQLQYLEPTAVEAFATDLMEKEAFPKLSKVATH
- a CDS encoding ferredoxin-thioredoxin reductase catalytic domain-containing protein → MTVENAASDKALELMKNFAEKYAKRTDTYFCVDPSVTAVVIEGLAKHKEELGAPLCPCRHYEDKEAEVANAFWNCPCVPMRERNDCHCMLFITEDNDFAGEQQDIELDYIKEVTNKMKG
- a CDS encoding DUF1816 domain-containing protein produces the protein MTGLIIFSVYAVALSSIFYYLNQPYSRNWWLKITTAGPRCVYYFGPFHSQKEANANINGYRTDLEGEKAKVVQVQLNQCFPPAQLTFCPDEA